DNA from Lentilitoribacter sp. Alg239-R112:
CCACCTACAATATCGTGTTCAGGGCTATCTCCAATGCAAATTACATTTTTTGCTCCGCGATCAGCTAATATCTGATGGGCCATTTTATATATAAGCGGGTGCGGCTTTCCTATCCATTCCACCTGACCGCCCATTTGCTCATAAAGTTTAGCTATCTGGCCATTTCCAAATCGCACCCCGTTGCCTGTTAACATCATGATATCTGGATTTGTACAGATGCATGGAGTACCTTTTTCAGCCGCACGTCTAAACAATTTTTCGTAGTGGCCCAGCTCAAGACCATCATCCGGGCACCCTGCAAGGATAATTAATCCGGCACGGTTTACATCTAGAGTTTGCACTAAATCTAATCCATCGATGCTTGATGTATCTTGATCACGAGATAGAATAAACACAGCAGTTCCTGCCGCTATTTCAGCTCCAATTCGCTCACTCATAAACTTGTATGCAGCTTCACCAGATGAGAGAACACTCAAGTAATCAGCACGATCAAAGCCTAAGTTAGTTAATCGAGCTTCATTTGAGCGTGCGCGTTTTCCTGAATTGGACAGCATTAATATCAGTTTACCCGCTTCACTGAGCTTCTTTACGGCTTGGGGTGCACAAGGGTAAATACCGTCGCCGTTGAGAAGCACACCAAACTGGTCCAGAACAAATGCATCATATTGCTCCATCAAACTGGATAAAGTCGCATTTTCTGGACTCATTTATCGACTCCTTTTCGAGCCAGTAATGCTGTTCCATACGCAGCTTCATCACTATTTGGAATGAGCATAGGCACCTTAAGCTTTCTCTCTCTAAGCCGAGCCCAAACCTTGTTTTTGGAACCACCACCCACAGTTCGAACAGTTGATAGTTCTGGTCCACCAAGCGCAGAAAGACGGCCGTAACCCAACCTTTCAATTTCTGCCATACCCTGCAAAATACCTTTTAAGAATTCGCTTTCACATGCCGGACGAGGGGTTAGGCGAGGAGGAAGTTTGGGATCAGCAATGGGAAAGCGCTCACCCACTTTAGATAATGGATAGTAATCTAACGGACTATCTACTTCTGCATTTATCTCCTTGGACAGCGCAACAATTTGAGATACATCAAAATGGCTAAGTAGAACATTTCCTCCGCTATTGGACGCGCCACCAGCTAACCATTTCCCTAAAATTTTATG
Protein-coding regions in this window:
- a CDS encoding TIGR01459 family HAD-type hydrolase translates to MSPENATLSSLMEQYDAFVLDQFGVLLNGDGIYPCAPQAVKKLSEAGKLILMLSNSGKRARSNEARLTNLGFDRADYLSVLSSGEAAYKFMSERIGAEIAAGTAVFILSRDQDTSSIDGLDLVQTLDVNRAGLIILAGCPDDGLELGHYEKLFRRAAEKGTPCICTNPDIMMLTGNGVRFGNGQIAKLYEQMGGQVEWIGKPHPLIYKMAHQILADRGAKNVICIGDSPEHDIVGGKGAGYSTALVRTGIHESDPLAHVLDLCAELNSVPDYIIPKFEF